The sequence GCGGTCGCACCGGAAAAACAGGTGCGCGAAAAAGTGCTGCCCGTGTCCGTCGCCTTGGACAAAGACGGTCAGCCCACCGCGCCGCTCGCGAAGAAACTCGCGGCGCTCGGCTTCCCCGATTTCTCGGTGAACGATCTCGAACGCGCACAAGACGGCAAGGCCGAAGCGTTTTTCCTGCGCTATGCCGCGCCGGGCGCAACGCTCGCCGACGGCCTGCAAGCCGCGCTGGACGAAGCGCTCGCCGTGTCGAAGCTGCCGATTCCCAAGGTCATGACGTATCAGCGTCCGGACGGCACGAACATTCAGTTCGTGCGGCCCGCACAGCGTCTCACGGTCCTGCACGGCGATCAGGTGGTGCCGGTCAGCGCGCTCGGCATCGACGCCGACGACACCACGCTCGGTCATCGCTTCCTGTCCGAAGGCTTCGTGCAGATCCAGCACGCCGATTCGTACGCGGACACGCTGTTGCACAAAGCCCATGTGGTCGCGAACTTCGCCGACCGCAAGGCGACCATCCGCACGCATCTGCTCGCGCAAGCCGACGGCGACCAGGTGGTGATGCCGGATTCGCTGCTGGACGAAGTGACGTCGCTGGTCGAATGGCCAGTGGTGTACGCCTGCAAGTTCGAGGACGAATTCCTGCAAGTGCCGCAGGAATGCCTGATCCTCACCATGCAGACCAACCAGAAATATTTCGCGCTGACCGATGCGAACGGCAAGCTGCGTTCGCGCTTCCTGATCGTGTCGAACATCGAAACAGCCACGCCGGGCGATATCATCGAAGGCAATGAGCGCGTGGTGCGTCCGCGTCTGGCCGACGCGAAGTTCTTCTTCGAGCAGGACAAGAAGAAGCCGCTCGCGGATCGCGTGCCGCTGCTCGCGAACGTCGTGTATCACAACAAGCTGGGCTCGGCGCTGCAACGCGTCGAGCGTGTGGAAGGTCTGGCCGGTGCGATCGCCGCGCTGACCGGCGCCGACGTCGCGCTCGCGCAGCGTGCCGCGCGTCTGGCCAAGGCCGATCTGATCACCGACATGGTCGGCGAATTCCCCGAGCTGCAAGGCACGATGGGCACGTACTACGCGCGCCACGACGGCGAGCCGGAAGAAGTCGCGCTCGCGTGCTCGGAACACTATCAGCCGCGTTTCTCGGGCGACGCGTTGCCCGCCACCGCAACCGGCACCGTCGTCGCGCTGGCTGACAAGCTCGAAACGCTGGTCGGCATCTGGGGCATCGGCCTGCAACCCACCGGCGAGAAAGACCCGTTCGCGTTGCGCCGTCACGCGCTCGGCGTGCTGCGCATTCTGGTCGAGAAGCAACTGCCGGTCGACTTCGTCGAATTGCTGCGCGCCGCTTACGCGCAATTCGCCGCCGTGCCGAACGTCGCCGATTCGACGCAAGCCATTTATGACTTCGGCATGGACCGCCTGCGCGGTCTGCTGCGCGAACGCGGCTACGCGCCGGGCGAAATCGACGCGGTGCTAGCGCTGAACCCCACGCGTCTCGACGACATCGTCGCGCGTCTGGACGCGGTGCGCGAATTCGCGT is a genomic window of Paraburkholderia bryophila containing:
- the glyS gene encoding glycine--tRNA ligase subunit beta; translation: MTQPHQATLLVELLTEELPPKALARLGDAFAEGIAQRLAARDLIEGELSFERYATPRRLAVTIKNVRAVAPEKQVREKVLPVSVALDKDGQPTAPLAKKLAALGFPDFSVNDLERAQDGKAEAFFLRYAAPGATLADGLQAALDEALAVSKLPIPKVMTYQRPDGTNIQFVRPAQRLTVLHGDQVVPVSALGIDADDTTLGHRFLSEGFVQIQHADSYADTLLHKAHVVANFADRKATIRTHLLAQADGDQVVMPDSLLDEVTSLVEWPVVYACKFEDEFLQVPQECLILTMQTNQKYFALTDANGKLRSRFLIVSNIETATPGDIIEGNERVVRPRLADAKFFFEQDKKKPLADRVPLLANVVYHNKLGSALQRVERVEGLAGAIAALTGADVALAQRAARLAKADLITDMVGEFPELQGTMGTYYARHDGEPEEVALACSEHYQPRFSGDALPATATGTVVALADKLETLVGIWGIGLQPTGEKDPFALRRHALGVLRILVEKQLPVDFVELLRAAYAQFAAVPNVADSTQAIYDFGMDRLRGLLRERGYAPGEIDAVLALNPTRLDDIVARLDAVREFALLPEAASLAAANKRISNILKKSEGVATTGGVQITLLVEAAEKALHAQLEQVAPRVQSQLAARDYTGALTALAALREPVDTFFNDVMVNAEDPALRANRLALLGALHQQMNCVADISRLAA